The segment CTAATGGTGCAATGAAGATTACAATACAAATGACTGCTAAAATTATTAATGTTGATCTTTCCATATCTATCACCTTATGCTTCATTAGGAGTTAATGCATCGAGTTTATCTAATAATTTTGGTTTGTAAGCTTTTAATCTGTCCCAGATAATCACGGTTAAAATACCTTCACCAATAGCTAGTGGTATTTGGGTAACTGCAAAGATAGTTAAGAAAGTACCTAATGCTGTGCCGAATGTTGGTGCAGGGAATGCAAAAGCTAACTGGAATGAAGTCGCTACGTAAGTTAATAAGTCACCTAAAAATGCTGCAAAGAAAATTGCAATGGTTGATGAAATATTAGCTTTGGTTAAACCTTTGTATACAATCCAAGCTACAAATGGGCCTACAATACCCATTGAGAAAATGTTTGCACCTAAAGTGGTTAATCCACCATGTGCAAGTAATAATGCCTGGAAAATAAGCACGATAGTTGCTAATACTGCTGTTACAGCAGGGCCGAATAAAGCTGCAGCTAATCCATTACCACAAGGGTGAGAACAACTTCCAGTAACAGATGGTAATTTTAAAGATGATAATATGAACATGAACGCTCCACTTACAGCAAGTAAAGCCTTTGATTCAGGATTTTCATCTACGATTTTTCTAATTTGATAAATACCAAAAGCAACAACGATGAATGATATGATGAACCATATAATACACCATGTTAATGGTAAATATCCTTCCATAATATGCATAATCACGTTCCTCCAAATTGCTATCAATATAATCTGATAAATTTAACAATATTTAACTATATTTTATTTTTATTAAAGCTATATTTGTAATTTGATAAATTTAACAAGATTTAACTATATTTTATTTTTATTAAAGTTATATTGATAATAATATTATATGTTTTATTATATATAAGCTTATTTAGTAGTTTTACAAATGGATTTAGTTAAATCTAAAATTTTTATAAAATAAAAAGAACTAATGGATTTTTAAGTTTTACTTGATTTATTTTTTAGCTCTAGATTTTGTCTATTCAATTTGTTCTATAAAATAAAAATATTTATATAATGTAAAAACTAATAATAAAACTATTAAGAAAGTGATTTTGAATTAAAATAAATTTTTCAAATTGATTTAATTCATTTAAATAAAACCAGAAGGAGTTGTTGTTATGTGTATTGCTGCACCAGCTAAAATTGTAGAAATTGACAGTGAATCTAATATTTGTGCTGCAGACTTTGGAGGAGTAAGACAAAATGCAAAATTAGATCTTCTTCCAGATGTAAAAATTGGAGATTATGTTCT is part of the Methanobrevibacter olleyae genome and harbors:
- a CDS encoding energy-coupling factor ABC transporter permease, with translation MHIMEGYLPLTWCIIWFIISFIVVAFGIYQIRKIVDENPESKALLAVSGAFMFILSSLKLPSVTGSCSHPCGNGLAAALFGPAVTAVLATIVLIFQALLLAHGGLTTLGANIFSMGIVGPFVAWIVYKGLTKANISSTIAIFFAAFLGDLLTYVATSFQLAFAFPAPTFGTALGTFLTIFAVTQIPLAIGEGILTVIIWDRLKAYKPKLLDKLDALTPNEA
- a CDS encoding HypC/HybG/HupF family hydrogenase formation chaperone, with amino-acid sequence MCIAAPAKIVEIDSESNICAADFGGVRQNAKLDLLPDVKIGDYVLIHAGYAIEKLSEEAAKESLESWDELLEMLEEEDKMKQ